The Brevundimonas sp. SORGH_AS_0993 genome segment GACTTCTCCGCCAGACTGGCGCGTGTTCTGGGCGACGAGGATGTTCGCATCACGCCGAACCACCCGCCGCCGCCCATCGTCGTGGACCGCGTCTTCTTCGAACCCATCCTGACCGATACGGATGTGGAGCGCGTCCTGTCCGACCTGCTGATCGACACCGCCGATCAGCTGGATCAGGCGGGCCAGGGCGGGCGGGAGTTCGAGGCCGGCTTCTATCGCGTTGATGGCCAGGTTCGCCGCATCGTCGCGCGGACCGGCCGTCCGACACGTGATGCGGACGCGTTGCTGCGTCTGTTCCGCGAACGGCTGGCGGCCCTGTCCAATCCGCTGGACCCCGGCTTTGGCTTTGATCAAATGCGGCTGTCGGTTTTGGAAACCCAGACGCTGAAACCGGCTCAGCGCGGTCTGTGCGACGACCGCCCCAATGGCGAAGACCTCAGCCGCCTGATCGACCGACTGACGGCGCGGCTGGGCCCCGGGGCGGTGTTGAGTTTCGAACCGCTGGGGTCGCATATCCCCGAGCGCGCCGGGCGGATGGTCCCGGCGACGATGAAGACCCCGCGCCCCGCCCATGACTGGCCCGATCTCGATCCGGGCGATCCGCCCTTGCGACCGCTTCAGATTTTCGATCCTCCCCAGCCCGTCGATACCCTCGCCGAAGTGCCGGACGGTTCGCCCCTGCGGTTCCGATGGCGTCGGGTGCTGCACGAGGTGGCTTTGGCCGAGGGGCCGGAGCGGATCGGCGGCGAGTGGTGGCAGGTGCCGGATCAGAAAACCCGCGACTATTACCGCGTCGAGGATCGCGAAGGCCGACGCTTCTGGCTGTTTCGTCAGGGCTTGTATGGCGAAACGGACGAGCCGCGCTGGTTCGTCCACGGCCTGTTCGCATGACCGCGCCCGCCCACAAACCCACCTTTGGGCCCGCCTATGCCGAACTGGCGGCGACCAGCAACTTCTCCTTCCTGCGTGGGGCGTCGCATCCGAAGGATCTGGTGCTGACCGCGATCTTGAGAGGGCATACGGGGTTGGGTCTGGCCGACCGCAACACGGTCGCCGGCGTGGTGCGGGCCTGGAGCGCCCTGCGCACCATTCGCCAGGAGGGTCTGTCGCCGCCCGATGTCGTGCGTGACGGAGGCGGCCCCGGCGAAGTCACCTATGTCGAGGATCCGCTGAACAATCCCGCCCTGTCGCAAATGGTCAAGGATCGGGCCGCGACATTCAAGCTGGCGACCGGCGCCCGTCTGGTCTTCAACGACGGGACGTCCGACATTATCGCCTATCCCGAGACGCGCGCCGGCTGGGGACGACTGACGCGGCTGCTGACCCTGGGCAATCGACGGGCGGTGAAGGGGCATTGTGAGATCGGACTGCGCGATCTGCTCGCCGCGCCAGAGGATTTGCTGCTGATCCTCATGCCGGGCGCACGGCTGGACGGCGTGGATCAGACCTTGGCGCGATTGCTCGATGCTTCGCCCGGTGCGGTCTGGCTGGGCGCGATCATGGGGCGAAACGGCGACGACCGTCGAAGACTGGCGCGGTTGAAGACATTCTCGGAGCGAAGCGGAGCGCCGCTTCTGGCCGTCAACGACGTCCTCTATCATGATCGGGTTCAACGCGATCTGCAGGACGTTCTGACCTGCATCCGCGAAGGCGTGAGGATCGAGCAGGCAGGGCGGCTGTTGAACGCCAATGGCGAACGCTGGCTGAAACCGCCCGCCGAAATGATCCGCCTGTTCCGCGACGCGCCCGATGCCGTCACAGAAACCACGAACGTCCTCGCCCGCGTCGGCTTCGATCTGGGCGACATCAGCTACCAATACCCAGAAGAAACGACGCCGCCGGGCCAGACGCCACAGGCCTGGCTGGAGCGCCTGACCTGGCGGCACGCTGAAGTTCGCTATTCCAAAGGTATTCCCGACAAGGTGCGACTGCTGCTGGAAAAGGAGTTGACCTTCATCGC includes the following:
- a CDS encoding DNA polymerase Y family protein, translated to MTHDPSVNRRRYLALWFPWLPSDRLKRGARAADASPDPAPVVLVEKVGGALRLAAVDQAAARAGLTAGLTLADARARTPSLRTVVHRPEADAILLLQVMEDFGRFTPMIAEDAPYGLMLDITGCAHLFGGEAGLVRAAHQRAGRIGLTVRSALASTPQAARALARFGPGGLFATGADRQAVRGLPVAALDLPERDAQALRRAGLKRIANLDDRPRAPLAARFGADFSARLARVLGDEDVRITPNHPPPPIVVDRVFFEPILTDTDVERVLSDLLIDTADQLDQAGQGGREFEAGFYRVDGQVRRIVARTGRPTRDADALLRLFRERLAALSNPLDPGFGFDQMRLSVLETQTLKPAQRGLCDDRPNGEDLSRLIDRLTARLGPGAVLSFEPLGSHIPERAGRMVPATMKTPRPAHDWPDLDPGDPPLRPLQIFDPPQPVDTLAEVPDGSPLRFRWRRVLHEVALAEGPERIGGEWWQVPDQKTRDYYRVEDREGRRFWLFRQGLYGETDEPRWFVHGLFA